Proteins encoded together in one Mycolicibacter minnesotensis window:
- a CDS encoding PE family protein, with protein MSSKLFGSADGRLARRRVVGASSAVAAFLAFGAGPVPTASADIEDLFDPVFWSGLSDAESAADVWSGWFADPGAADAGFIYDLFEQFDLAVATFYHEQLYLPLYNVTQDFIDDNQQFLDLINQPWVDLFGRELIGNGVDGFTGTNETLFGSLGWFGNLGDGGFLFGDGGAGAEGVAGIADGAGGVGGAAGMFGNGGVGGIGVEGGDGGAGGVGGWLFGDGGAGGTGGASIDALVAGGNGGAGGDVMSLLGFGGAGGAGGAGAVGAAGEAGLEGVLGALNGTAGGDGLIGGLGGNGGAGGAAGFVLGIGGLGGAGGVGGTGGVGGEGGAGGVSLDDLGGNGGAGGLGGDGGGGGRGGVGGVGGHFGAAGDGGVGGNAGLAGDGGAGGLGGDGELGGGNGGDGGAGGQIGTVVGLGGAAGEKFMSWMWGNAGRPGADGQLPVGISGNGGVGGAGGNGTGLLANGDGASGGNGGVGGDGGAHGNGASGGIGGNGIAGAIGADATLAGGSGVTGGAGGNGGAGGAGGSGGSVVGNAGSGGGGGKGAAGGAGGSGADGAAGTFDDDGDGNGGAGGNAGSGGAGGNGGAGGVAGSATNGAAGITGAGGAAADGGSAGAAGAGGAGAAGTAEHPDAGNGGAGGAGGDFGAGGTGGTDGDGNGQGAAGLDGAASIGGNGGLGGDGFLGTNGVLGSVDGTGGGQGGNGGDGGAGGLAADGSNAAQGVGGAGGDGGAGGNGFNGFNGDEPGADGTNAGNGGAGGNGGQGGQGSTVGAHGIGGLGGNGGNGGNGADGGDGSGGDSEHTGGYAGQDGGNGGSAGKGGAGGASGGGTFSASGADGVAGIGGNGGAGGTGLDGVNGTAENPDGTAGSAGGAGGNGGQGGLEADGTTQATNGNGGAGGLGGRGGNGFNGSNGDEPGADGTRGGNGGAGGAGGVGGTGTVEGAHGAGGVGGNAGNGGNGALGANGANGNAQHTAGFAGQDGGAGGNAGVGGAGGDSGNGTTAANGSDGAAGKGGAGGLGGTGLDGVNGTAENPNGTAGGAGGAGGNGGAGGVEADGATQAADGNGGAGGAGGRGGSGFNGANGTTPGAAGTSGGNGGAGGAGGVGGTGTQAGAHGTGGVGGNAGNGGAGADGAVGANGDAQHTGGYAGQDGGAGGNAGKGGAGGDSGSGQTAANGSDGTAGKGGNGGAGGIGLDGVNGTALNPDGTAGGVGGAGGNGGVGGQNTNGSYATTGNGGAGGQGGRGGSGINGTNGDEPGADGTRGGNGGAGGAGGVGGTGAQTGAHGAGGVGGNAGNGGAGADGANGANGDSTHQAGYAGQDGGAGGNAGKGGVGGDSGGGNHAAGGSNGIAGQGGNGGVGGAGLDGVNGTADNINGTAGAAGGAGGNGGQGGLQADGTTQATDGNGGAGGVGGRGGSGFNGANGTNPGGSGSAGGTGGDGGAGGVGGAGAAAGGHGVGGAGGNGGNGGNGADGSNGANGDAENINGYDGGAGGNGGNAGAGGKGGDSGGGQQGVSGGNGAAGTGGNGGIGGAGMDGANGDRDNVDGTTGGNGGTGGAGGAGGLEVGGGHATDGTGGLGGNGGKGGAGFDGNNGDAEHADGFAGGNGGGGGTGGNGGTGGGTTGAGGNAGNGGTGGAPGDGGDGINGTAANPDGGAGGHGGNVGVGGAGGTGGTGATSGTNGSAGNTPGIGGNGGNGGAGYDAASDPTAAPGTSGGNGGAGGAGGDHGNGGNGGNAGSAAAGGAGGNGEDAGEAGQSGGSGGKGGTGGAGGAGGSIAGDGGNGGAGGAGAAGGVGGNGANGANGTFDNGGDGNGGAGGSAGAGGAGGDGGAGGAAGSSAHGKAGTEGAGGNAGNGADSGKAGNGGTGATGTAENPDGGAGGVGGVGGDFGAGGTGGTGSTTGANGADGDGGIGGDGGDGGRGYIGSNGTSGSINGTGGGAGGAGGNGGAGGLNSNGSQAAQGDGGDGGDGGAGGNGFNGLNGKTPGADGGNGGNGGTGGAGGVGGTGTNSGDHGVGGLGGNGGNGGNGADGANGSGNGGDGQNGGAGGNAGVSGAGGDSGGGNHAADGTDGAAGVGGNGGDGARGANGADGTVGNVNGVAGGNGGKGGNGGLGGLEADGVDRATTGTGGNGGAGGGGGNGIDGAAGSFVTGDGNGGAGGNGGVGGNGGAAGTGSSAGNVGAAGSGGNAGNGVRWWARGDRW; from the coding sequence ATGTCTAGCAAACTTTTTGGTTCGGCTGATGGGCGCCTGGCGCGGCGGCGTGTGGTGGGCGCGTCGAGTGCTGTGGCGGCGTTCTTGGCATTCGGGGCCGGACCGGTACCCACGGCATCTGCGGACATCGAGGATCTATTCGACCCGGTCTTCTGGTCGGGACTGTCCGATGCGGAGTCCGCTGCCGACGTGTGGTCGGGATGGTTCGCCGACCCCGGCGCCGCGGATGCCGGGTTCATCTACGACCTGTTCGAGCAGTTCGACCTGGCCGTGGCGACCTTCTACCACGAGCAGCTGTACTTGCCGCTGTACAACGTGACGCAGGACTTCATCGACGACAACCAGCAGTTCCTGGACCTGATCAACCAGCCGTGGGTGGATCTGTTCGGTCGGGAACTGATCGGCAACGGTGTTGATGGTTTCACCGGGACCAACGAGACGCTGTTTGGCTCGCTGGGGTGGTTCGGAAACCTCGGTGATGGTGGGTTCCTGTTCGGCGACGGCGGCGCCGGCGCCGAGGGTGTGGCCGGCATCGCTGATGGTGCCGGTGGTGTTGGTGGCGCCGCGGGCATGTTCGGCAATGGTGGTGTCGGCGGTATCGGCGTCGAGGGTGGCGATGGCGGCGCCGGCGGTGTCGGCGGCTGGTTGTTCGGTGATGGCGGTGCCGGCGGCACGGGTGGCGCGTCTATCGATGCGCTCGTGGCCGGGGGCAACGGCGGTGCCGGCGGCGACGTGATGAGCCTCCTCGGTTTTGGCGGCGCCGGTGGTGCTGGCGGTGCCGGCGCGGTTGGCGCGGCGGGCGAGGCGGGTCTTGAGGGCGTGCTGGGCGCACTGAACGGCACCGCCGGAGGTGACGGACTCATCGGTGGTCTGGGCGGCAACGGCGGTGCTGGTGGTGCCGCCGGATTCGTGCTCGGTATCGGCGGTCTGGGCGGCGCCGGTGGTGTCGGCGGCACCGGTGGTGTCGGCGGCGAAGGCGGCGCCGGCGGCGTGAGCTTGGACGACCTGGGCGGCAACGGCGGTGCCGGTGGTCTCGGCGGCGACGGCGGCGGCGGCGGCCGTGGTGGCGTTGGTGGTGTGGGTGGACACTTCGGTGCTGCTGGTGACGGCGGCGTCGGCGGTAATGCAGGTCTGGCCGGCGATGGTGGCGCCGGTGGCCTCGGTGGTGATGGCGAGCTCGGTGGCGGCAACGGTGGCGATGGTGGCGCCGGCGGGCAGATCGGCACCGTTGTCGGTCTCGGTGGTGCCGCAGGTGAGAAGTTCATGTCCTGGATGTGGGGCAACGCAGGGCGCCCCGGCGCCGACGGTCAGCTGCCGGTCGGCATCAGTGGTAACGGCGGTGTCGGCGGTGCCGGCGGCAACGGCACCGGCCTCTTGGCCAATGGTGACGGTGCGTCCGGTGGCAATGGTGGTGTCGGCGGCGATGGTGGCGCGCACGGTAACGGCGCGTCCGGTGGTATCGGTGGAAACGGCATCGCCGGTGCGATCGGCGCGGATGCCACCCTCGCCGGTGGCTCTGGGGTCACAGGTGGCGCGGGCGGCAATGGTGGTGCCGGTGGTGCCGGTGGCTCAGGCGGTTCGGTGGTCGGCAACGCCGGCAGTGGTGGCGGCGGCGGCAAGGGCGCTGCCGGTGGTGCCGGCGGCAGCGGTGCCGATGGTGCCGCGGGGACGTTCGATGACGATGGCGACGGCAATGGCGGGGCCGGCGGTAACGCCGGCTCTGGTGGCGCGGGTGGCAATGGTGGTGCCGGGGGTGTGGCCGGCAGTGCCACCAACGGTGCCGCCGGAATCACCGGTGCCGGTGGTGCCGCCGCTGACGGCGGCAGTGCCGGGGCCGCGGGTGCGGGCGGTGCGGGCGCTGCCGGCACCGCGGAGCACCCCGATGCCGGCAATGGTGGCGCCGGTGGCGCCGGTGGTGACTTCGGGGCCGGCGGAACCGGTGGCACCGACGGCGATGGCAACGGCCAGGGCGCCGCGGGGCTGGATGGGGCGGCCTCGATCGGTGGCAACGGTGGTCTCGGCGGTGACGGCTTCTTGGGCACCAATGGTGTCCTGGGCAGCGTTGACGGCACCGGTGGTGGTCAGGGCGGCAACGGTGGCGACGGCGGTGCCGGCGGTTTGGCTGCTGACGGTTCCAACGCGGCTCAGGGCGTCGGTGGTGCTGGTGGCGATGGCGGAGCCGGCGGCAACGGCTTCAACGGCTTCAACGGCGATGAGCCGGGCGCGGATGGCACCAACGCCGGCAACGGCGGCGCAGGTGGCAACGGCGGCCAGGGTGGCCAGGGCTCCACTGTCGGTGCCCACGGCATCGGTGGGCTTGGCGGTAACGGCGGCAACGGCGGTAATGGTGCCGACGGTGGTGACGGATCTGGCGGGGACAGCGAGCACACGGGTGGCTATGCGGGCCAGGACGGCGGCAACGGTGGTAGCGCCGGTAAGGGCGGCGCCGGTGGTGCCAGCGGTGGCGGCACCTTCTCGGCCAGCGGTGCTGACGGCGTCGCGGGTATCGGCGGCAACGGTGGTGCCGGTGGTACCGGTCTCGACGGAGTCAACGGCACCGCGGAAAACCCCGATGGCACGGCTGGCTCCGCCGGTGGTGCGGGCGGCAATGGCGGCCAGGGCGGCCTAGAAGCCGACGGCACCACGCAGGCGACCAACGGCAACGGTGGCGCGGGCGGTCTGGGTGGTCGTGGCGGTAACGGTTTCAACGGTTCCAACGGTGATGAGCCCGGTGCCGATGGCACTCGTGGTGGCAACGGCGGTGCGGGCGGTGCCGGCGGTGTCGGTGGCACCGGCACCGTTGAGGGTGCGCACGGAGCTGGCGGTGTCGGAGGAAACGCCGGTAACGGCGGTAACGGTGCTTTGGGCGCCAACGGTGCCAACGGCAATGCCCAGCACACCGCAGGGTTCGCCGGCCAGGATGGTGGCGCTGGCGGTAACGCCGGTGTGGGTGGTGCAGGTGGCGACAGCGGCAACGGCACCACCGCTGCCAACGGCAGCGACGGCGCTGCCGGCAAGGGTGGAGCCGGTGGTCTCGGTGGCACCGGCCTTGATGGCGTCAACGGCACCGCGGAGAACCCCAATGGCACTGCGGGTGGTGCAGGTGGTGCCGGCGGCAACGGTGGCGCCGGTGGCGTCGAGGCCGACGGCGCCACCCAGGCTGCCGACGGCAATGGTGGTGCCGGTGGTGCTGGTGGCCGCGGCGGTAGTGGTTTCAACGGAGCCAACGGAACCACTCCGGGTGCTGCGGGCACCAGCGGCGGCAATGGTGGTGCCGGTGGTGCTGGTGGTGTCGGTGGTACCGGTACTCAGGCCGGCGCGCACGGCACCGGTGGTGTGGGTGGCAACGCCGGTAATGGTGGTGCGGGTGCTGATGGCGCTGTTGGCGCCAACGGGGATGCCCAGCACACCGGTGGGTACGCCGGTCAAGACGGCGGCGCTGGCGGTAACGCCGGTAAGGGCGGTGCCGGCGGCGACAGCGGTAGTGGTCAGACGGCTGCCAACGGCAGTGACGGCACGGCCGGCAAGGGCGGCAATGGTGGTGCCGGTGGCATCGGCCTCGACGGTGTCAACGGCACCGCGCTCAACCCCGATGGCACCGCAGGTGGCGTCGGTGGAGCCGGCGGCAATGGTGGTGTCGGCGGGCAGAACACCAATGGCTCCTACGCCACCACCGGCAATGGTGGTGCCGGTGGCCAAGGTGGCCGTGGTGGTAGCGGCATCAACGGCACTAACGGGGACGAGCCCGGTGCCGATGGCACTCGTGGCGGCAACGGTGGCGCGGGCGGCGCCGGTGGTGTCGGCGGTACCGGTGCCCAAACCGGTGCGCACGGTGCTGGTGGCGTGGGTGGTAACGCCGGCAATGGTGGTGCCGGTGCTGACGGTGCCAACGGCGCCAACGGCGACTCCACGCATCAAGCCGGCTACGCCGGCCAGGACGGCGGCGCCGGCGGCAACGCCGGTAAGGGCGGCGTCGGTGGTGACAGCGGCGGTGGAAACCACGCCGCAGGCGGAAGCAACGGCATTGCCGGCCAGGGCGGCAACGGTGGTGTCGGCGGTGCCGGCCTGGACGGCGTCAACGGCACTGCAGACAACATCAACGGCACCGCGGGCGCGGCCGGCGGCGCCGGCGGCAACGGCGGCCAGGGCGGCCTGCAGGCCGACGGCACCACTCAGGCGACCGACGGCAACGGCGGCGCGGGTGGTGTCGGTGGCCGTGGAGGCAGTGGCTTCAACGGCGCCAATGGCACCAACCCCGGCGGCAGCGGCTCGGCCGGTGGTACCGGTGGCGACGGTGGCGCGGGCGGCGTCGGCGGCGCGGGTGCTGCCGCCGGTGGCCACGGCGTGGGTGGCGCAGGCGGCAACGGCGGTAACGGTGGCAACGGCGCCGATGGATCCAACGGGGCCAACGGCGACGCCGAGAACATCAATGGTTACGACGGTGGCGCCGGTGGTAACGGCGGCAACGCCGGTGCCGGCGGCAAGGGCGGCGACTCGGGCGGCGGCCAGCAAGGCGTCAGTGGTGGCAATGGTGCCGCGGGCACCGGCGGCAATGGCGGTATCGGCGGTGCCGGCATGGACGGCGCCAATGGCGACCGGGACAACGTCGACGGCACCACCGGCGGCAACGGCGGTACCGGTGGAGCGGGCGGCGCCGGCGGACTGGAAGTCGGTGGCGGCCACGCAACCGACGGCACCGGCGGCCTCGGCGGTAACGGTGGCAAGGGCGGCGCCGGTTTTGACGGCAACAACGGCGACGCCGAGCACGCGGACGGCTTCGCCGGCGGTAACGGTGGCGGCGGTGGTACCGGCGGCAACGGTGGTACCGGCGGTGGCACCACCGGTGCCGGTGGTAACGCGGGTAACGGTGGCACCGGCGGCGCTCCCGGCGACGGCGGCGACGGCATCAACGGCACCGCAGCCAACCCCGACGGCGGCGCGGGCGGACACGGCGGCAACGTCGGCGTCGGTGGTGCCGGAGGCACCGGTGGCACCGGCGCGACCTCAGGAACCAACGGATCGGCGGGCAACACCCCCGGAATCGGCGGTAACGGCGGTAACGGCGGCGCCGGCTACGACGCCGCCTCCGACCCCACCGCCGCCCCGGGCACTTCCGGCGGCAATGGTGGTGCCGGTGGAGCCGGTGGCGACCACGGCAACGGCGGTAACGGCGGTAACGCCGGCAGCGCCGCGGCCGGTGGTGCCGGTGGCAACGGCGAAGACGCGGGTGAAGCCGGTCAGAGCGGCGGATCGGGCGGCAAGGGCGGTACCGGCGGTGCCGGCGGTGCCGGCGGATCGATCGCCGGTGACGGCGGCAACGGTGGTGCCGGTGGTGCCGGCGCCGCCGGTGGTGTCGGCGGCAATGGCGCCAACGGAGCCAACGGGACTTTCGACAACGGTGGTGACGGCAACGGCGGCGCGGGCGGTAGCGCCGGTGCCGGTGGTGCCGGTGGCGACGGTGGTGCGGGCGGTGCCGCGGGCAGCTCGGCACACGGTAAGGCCGGCACCGAAGGCGCCGGCGGCAACGCGGGCAACGGCGCAGACTCCGGCAAGGCCGGTAACGGCGGTACGGGTGCCACTGGCACTGCGGAGAACCCCGACGGTGGTGCGGGTGGCGTCGGCGGCGTCGGTGGCGACTTCGGCGCCGGCGGCACGGGCGGTACCGGATCGACGACCGGTGCCAACGGCGCCGACGGTGACGGCGGCATCGGTGGAGACGGTGGCGACGGTGGCCGTGGCTACATCGGTAGCAATGGCACGTCGGGCAGCATCAACGGCACTGGCGGTGGCGCTGGTGGTGCCGGTGGTAACGGCGGCGCCGGCGGCCTCAACTCCAACGGCTCTCAGGCTGCGCAGGGCGACGGCGGCGACGGTGGCGATGGCGGTGCCGGTGGCAACGGGTTCAACGGCCTCAACGGCAAGACTCCGGGTGCTGACGGCGGCAACGGTGGAAACGGTGGCACCGGCGGCGCCGGCGGTGTCGGCGGTACTGGCACCAACTCTGGCGACCACGGCGTCGGCGGCCTCGGCGGTAATGGCGGCAACGGCGGTAACGGTGCCGACGGCGCCAACGGATCCGGGAACGGCGGCGATGGCCAGAACGGTGGCGCTGGCGGCAACGCCGGTGTCAGTGGCGCCGGCGGCGACAGCGGTGGCGGCAACCACGCCGCTGACGGCACCGACGGGGCAGCCGGTGTCGGCGGCAACGGCGGTGACGGAGCCCGGGGCGCCAACGGCGCCGATGGCACGGTCGGCAACGTCAATGGCGTGGCCGGTGGTAACGGTGGCAAGGGCGGCAACGGCGGCCTGGGTGGCCTGGAGGCCGACGGTGTTGACCGGGCGACCACCGGAACCGGTGGCAACGGTGGTGCCGGTGGTGGGGGCGGCAATGGCATTGACGGTGCGGCCGGGTCGTTTGTGACCGGTGACGGCAATGGTGGCGCCGGTGGCAACGGTGGTGTCGGCGGTAACGGTGGCGCAGCCGGTACCGGCTCTTCGGCGGGCAACGTGGGTGCTGCGGGCTCGGGTGGCAACGCCGGTAACGGTGTGCGGTGGTGGGCCCGGGGGGACCGGTGGTAA
- a CDS encoding helix-turn-helix transcriptional regulator — MTTGLSWLKSTLDGIVAAHRGERLVEEDHGDKFAAGFADAGDAASCAIALQRATTAPIRPRIALHADEAPLAEPSAHPRSLVNRAARLCDLAHGGQTVLSETAQPLMAEQLPPETWLIDLGVFRLRGIPYPERLSQLCHRDLATDFPPLRTGKATHEPHFPTPLTSFVGRDAELAELRRLVDSNRLVTLTGSGGIGKTRLALQLAEEFVDRFRDGAWCVDLTPISDPELLSERVAHTLGLPDRPDHSPIDTLVRFVVDRQLMLVLDNCEHLLDACAHMTATLLAAGSELTIVATSREPIGVAGEVTWKTPSLSLADEAVELFRQRAQLVRPGFSSSDDETLVAEICRRLDGVPLAIELAATRVRALSLNEIAEGLSERLQLLTGGARTVVPRHQTLRASEDWSHDLLSESERVVFRRLAKFRGGFDLDAAVAVAGDDDLSRARVIDILTQLVDKSLVVADSTGDSTRFRLLQTVQQYAMEKLRESGERDTIRARHRDHYAALFDAEVTPGYEWGIEQAELEIDNLRAAFTWSRDRGDVDHAAGLASSLLPLWIHSRTLEGLAWFNSVLADADAMTPAKRALALADKAIFDALTGNYGQVDHAEQAVAIARSLDDPALLAWALAACGFTCSYSPELALTYFEQAIALSPAMDDDWRLSQLYGVQAYSAFVAGDLATLHLAAARGAALGDAVGDWSVARLSRLCLGLAHLHRAELTMAVELARQVAMEAEAAHDPLFSAQSLTVLTEALSCQGDIRGAHAAAHECVAAAAELIDFHRAFSFGAMADAFLAAGDTLGALGAADAAREACALPQLLAINGNPLARVALDSGDLAAARRWVDEAMPVGSGFHRVLLLEVRGRIAMAEGELAQAEQDANDALAIAAETESYLAVPDLLELSAALHTGAGRHHDAALLCGAAAGARQRTGAARAKVYDAAYDAAIGNLRAAMSPSDFDRRWAQGHALSTDEAIAYACRIDARGRRPSNGWASLTPAELNVARLISSGLRDKDIAAQLSVSPRTVHSHLNRIYTKLDISSRLQLAQEAARHT, encoded by the coding sequence TTGACCACCGGCCTCTCCTGGCTGAAGAGCACGCTCGACGGCATCGTTGCCGCCCACCGCGGGGAACGCCTGGTGGAAGAGGACCACGGGGATAAGTTCGCCGCCGGGTTCGCCGACGCCGGAGACGCAGCATCCTGCGCCATAGCCCTGCAGCGTGCGACGACAGCGCCGATCCGCCCGCGGATCGCCCTGCACGCCGACGAGGCGCCGCTGGCCGAACCCAGCGCCCATCCCCGTTCGTTGGTGAACCGCGCGGCGCGGCTGTGCGATCTTGCCCATGGTGGCCAGACCGTGCTGTCGGAGACGGCCCAACCGCTGATGGCCGAACAGCTCCCGCCCGAGACGTGGCTGATCGATCTCGGTGTTTTCCGGCTTCGTGGAATCCCGTACCCAGAGCGACTGTCACAGCTGTGCCACCGCGACCTGGCCACGGACTTTCCCCCCTTGCGAACCGGAAAGGCGACGCACGAGCCGCACTTTCCGACGCCGCTGACGAGTTTCGTCGGGCGCGATGCCGAACTTGCCGAATTGCGGCGGTTGGTCGACAGCAACCGTCTGGTGACCCTGACCGGCTCTGGCGGTATCGGCAAGACAAGGCTGGCGCTACAACTGGCCGAAGAGTTCGTCGATCGATTCCGCGACGGGGCGTGGTGCGTAGATCTGACCCCCATCAGCGATCCGGAGCTGCTGTCCGAGCGGGTGGCTCACACGCTGGGCCTGCCCGACCGGCCAGACCACTCGCCGATCGACACCCTGGTTCGCTTCGTCGTTGACCGCCAATTGATGCTGGTGCTGGACAACTGTGAGCACCTGTTGGACGCGTGTGCGCACATGACCGCCACACTGTTGGCCGCCGGCTCAGAGCTGACCATCGTGGCAACGAGTCGCGAGCCCATCGGGGTGGCCGGCGAGGTGACCTGGAAGACCCCCTCGCTGTCCCTTGCCGACGAAGCCGTCGAGCTGTTCCGGCAGCGTGCTCAACTGGTCCGGCCGGGCTTCAGCTCCAGTGACGACGAGACGTTGGTCGCCGAGATCTGCCGGCGCCTGGACGGGGTGCCGCTGGCGATCGAGCTTGCCGCAACCCGGGTTCGGGCGTTGTCGCTCAACGAGATCGCCGAAGGTTTGAGCGAGCGACTGCAACTGTTGACCGGCGGTGCGCGCACCGTGGTGCCGCGCCACCAGACACTGCGCGCATCGGAAGACTGGTCTCATGACTTGTTGAGCGAATCCGAACGCGTGGTCTTTCGCCGACTGGCGAAGTTTCGGGGCGGATTCGACCTCGACGCCGCTGTCGCCGTCGCCGGAGATGACGACCTCTCGCGCGCCCGCGTGATCGACATACTCACCCAACTTGTCGACAAGTCACTGGTGGTCGCCGACAGTACCGGAGACTCGACCCGCTTCCGGTTGCTGCAGACCGTCCAGCAGTACGCCATGGAGAAGCTCAGGGAGTCCGGGGAGCGCGACACGATCCGGGCGCGCCATCGTGATCACTACGCAGCCCTCTTCGACGCGGAGGTGACCCCCGGATACGAGTGGGGCATCGAACAGGCCGAACTCGAGATCGACAACCTGCGAGCCGCTTTCACATGGAGCCGCGACCGAGGCGACGTCGATCACGCCGCGGGTCTCGCCTCGTCGTTGCTCCCGCTGTGGATCCACAGCCGGACTCTGGAGGGGCTGGCATGGTTCAACTCCGTGCTCGCCGACGCCGACGCCATGACACCGGCAAAACGAGCCCTCGCGCTCGCGGACAAGGCGATCTTCGACGCCTTGACCGGGAACTATGGGCAGGTCGATCACGCCGAGCAGGCAGTCGCGATCGCTCGCAGCCTCGATGACCCGGCCCTGCTCGCCTGGGCGCTCGCCGCCTGCGGCTTCACCTGCAGCTACAGCCCCGAGCTGGCACTGACTTACTTCGAGCAGGCCATCGCGCTGTCCCCTGCCATGGACGACGACTGGCGGTTGAGCCAGCTGTACGGCGTGCAGGCATACTCGGCGTTCGTGGCCGGCGACCTTGCCACGCTGCACCTGGCCGCAGCGCGGGGCGCCGCGCTCGGCGATGCGGTCGGCGACTGGTCGGTGGCCCGACTCTCCCGGCTCTGCCTGGGCCTGGCACATCTGCATCGCGCGGAGCTCACGATGGCCGTCGAGTTGGCCCGACAGGTGGCCATGGAAGCTGAGGCGGCCCACGATCCCCTGTTCAGTGCCCAGAGTCTGACGGTCCTGACCGAAGCTCTTTCCTGCCAGGGTGATATCCGCGGGGCGCACGCCGCGGCGCACGAATGCGTCGCCGCCGCCGCTGAACTCATCGACTTCCACCGCGCCTTCAGCTTCGGCGCGATGGCCGACGCTTTTCTGGCCGCCGGAGACACGTTGGGGGCCCTCGGTGCCGCTGATGCGGCGCGCGAAGCGTGCGCGCTACCTCAGCTGCTGGCCATCAACGGCAATCCCCTCGCCCGCGTTGCGCTGGACTCCGGCGATCTGGCGGCCGCGCGTCGTTGGGTGGACGAGGCCATGCCGGTGGGATCGGGCTTTCACCGTGTACTACTGCTGGAAGTTCGTGGCCGTATCGCGATGGCCGAAGGCGAGCTGGCCCAGGCCGAACAAGATGCGAACGATGCCCTGGCGATCGCCGCCGAGACGGAGTCCTACCTGGCCGTCCCGGATCTGCTCGAGCTGTCGGCCGCACTACACACCGGCGCGGGGCGGCACCACGACGCCGCTCTGTTGTGCGGCGCGGCCGCGGGCGCCCGTCAACGTACCGGCGCGGCTCGCGCCAAGGTGTACGACGCCGCCTACGACGCCGCCATCGGCAACCTTCGCGCGGCGATGTCCCCGAGTGATTTCGATCGACGCTGGGCGCAGGGCCATGCACTATCGACAGATGAGGCAATCGCGTACGCATGCCGCATCGACGCGAGGGGCCGACGCCCGTCCAACGGCTGGGCGTCGCTGACCCCGGCCGAACTCAATGTGGCCCGGCTGATCAGTTCGGGCCTGCGTGACAAAGACATCGCCGCGCAGCTGAGCGTCTCGCCCCGGACAGTGCATTCACACCTGAACCGGATCTACACCAAGCTCGACATCTCGTCTCGCCTGCAATTGGCGCAGGAGGCCGCGCGTCACACCTGA
- a CDS encoding fatty acid desaturase: MADPPAAARRPRHPHPGEGVPSFSWPTFGLAAGGITVFVLVAIGAIRESLPAWIVIALSSVVTYVLFSVAHEALHRSFCSVRWVNAVVGRVAWLLVVLPFSLPAFGYVHGEHHRHTNDPERDPDMFATHAPTWQLPFRWALMDVFNATWYVRKLWPRIRHSWRRPVAELAETSVLLSLTVAMTVGAILTDHFWLLAELVLIPQRLGLFVIGFAFDWLPHHGITVTQREDRYRASRLRVGMEWLMAPLMLSQNYHLIHHLHPWLPFYRYLPAWRRNEELYLEHDAAVTTLLGRDLTAEEYRNWKQWAPAESEARIA, from the coding sequence ATGGCGGACCCGCCAGCAGCGGCCCGGCGTCCACGGCACCCGCACCCCGGCGAGGGAGTGCCGTCGTTCTCCTGGCCCACCTTCGGGTTGGCCGCGGGCGGAATCACGGTGTTCGTTCTGGTGGCCATCGGAGCCATCCGTGAATCACTTCCGGCATGGATCGTGATCGCGCTGAGCAGCGTAGTCACCTATGTGTTGTTCTCGGTGGCGCATGAAGCACTGCACCGCTCGTTCTGCTCGGTGCGCTGGGTCAACGCGGTGGTGGGGCGGGTTGCCTGGCTGTTGGTGGTGCTGCCGTTTTCCTTGCCGGCGTTCGGTTATGTCCACGGCGAGCATCACCGCCACACCAATGACCCCGAGCGCGATCCGGATATGTTCGCCACCCACGCGCCGACATGGCAGCTACCCTTCCGCTGGGCGTTGATGGACGTCTTCAACGCGACCTGGTACGTGCGCAAGCTCTGGCCGCGCATCCGCCATTCGTGGCGGCGCCCGGTTGCCGAGCTCGCCGAAACGTCGGTGCTGCTCTCGCTGACGGTCGCCATGACCGTGGGTGCCATCCTCACCGACCACTTCTGGCTGCTCGCGGAGCTCGTGTTGATCCCGCAGCGCCTGGGTCTGTTCGTCATCGGGTTTGCTTTTGACTGGCTCCCGCATCACGGCATCACGGTGACGCAGCGCGAGGACCGATATCGTGCCAGCCGGCTTCGGGTCGGCATGGAGTGGTTGATGGCCCCGTTGATGCTGTCGCAGAACTACCACCTGATACACCACCTGCACCCGTGGCTGCCTTTCTACCGCTACCTGCCGGCGTGGCGGCGTAACGAAGAGCTCTATCTTGAGCACGACGCCGCCGTCACCACACTGCTCGGGCGGGACCTGACCGCCGAAGAGTATCGAAACTGGAAGCAGTGGGCGCCGGCCGAATCCGAGGCCCGGATCGCCTGA